Proteins from a genomic interval of Synechococcus sp. A15-28:
- a CDS encoding CbiQ family ECF transporter T component — translation MDWLRQIPMGQFVDGREGWLRRLDARLKLAWSLVFLLTPVLAGPLWRVALVLGLLLLTLSCGMPSRIWWRSLLVLTLLALAVGTLSMLLPAADPAAALGLRDPQELPDALSQGPSWVVFELGPLSVDRASLLLGLRTSTLIFTVIHSINLVLISTPPEDLVWALSWWFAPLSRLGLPMERLGFQLLLALRFLPLVQEELQNLLRSLASRAVNLRRLGFKASFGLVLAVGERLLANILLRAEQGADALVARGGMVSGPAGFRLPEEQPAPLLNALAVLSLLAVLGLRTRYGAM, via the coding sequence ATGGACTGGCTGCGGCAGATCCCGATGGGGCAGTTCGTCGACGGGCGTGAGGGCTGGCTGCGTCGACTGGATGCCCGTCTGAAGCTGGCGTGGTCTCTGGTGTTTCTGCTTACGCCTGTGCTGGCGGGGCCGTTGTGGCGTGTTGCGCTGGTGCTGGGTCTGCTCCTTCTCACCCTGAGCTGTGGCATGCCCAGCAGGATCTGGTGGCGTTCCCTGCTGGTGCTGACACTCCTGGCGTTGGCGGTCGGCACCCTGTCGATGTTGTTGCCGGCCGCTGATCCGGCAGCGGCCCTGGGGTTGCGCGATCCCCAGGAGCTGCCGGATGCCCTGTCCCAGGGACCGTCCTGGGTGGTGTTTGAGCTGGGTCCGCTCTCGGTGGACCGGGCTTCGCTGCTGCTGGGACTGCGGACATCAACGCTGATCTTCACGGTGATCCACAGCATCAACCTGGTGCTGATCAGCACCCCGCCTGAAGACCTGGTGTGGGCCCTGAGTTGGTGGTTTGCCCCCCTGAGCCGTCTCGGTCTGCCGATGGAGCGGTTGGGGTTTCAGTTGTTGTTGGCCCTGCGTTTTCTTCCGCTGGTGCAGGAGGAACTGCAGAATCTGCTGCGATCCCTGGCCAGTCGAGCCGTCAACCTGCGCCGATTGGGGTTCAAGGCATCCTTCGGGCTGGTGCTGGCGGTGGGGGAACGGTTGCTGGCCAACATCCTCCTGCGGGCGGAACAGGGAGCCGATGCTCTGGTGGCCCGCGGCGGCATGGTGTCGGGCCCTGCCGGCTTTCGACTGCCGGAGGAGCAGCCGGCTCCGCTGCTGAATGCACTGGCTGTGCTGAGTCTCTTGGCTGTTCTGGGTCTGAGGACTCGGTACGGTGCTATGTGA
- a CDS encoding PipX family protein: MAAERYLNHPTFGMLYRVAPAGEGRDIYATLYAQRMFFLVTLQPRGAQFEVIPYGDARHHADVNLQRCQRAGSEELENWRQLFDQTFI, translated from the coding sequence ATGGCTGCCGAGCGTTACCTCAACCACCCCACCTTCGGAATGCTGTATCGGGTGGCACCGGCCGGTGAAGGTCGGGACATCTACGCCACGCTGTACGCCCAGCGCATGTTTTTCCTGGTGACGTTGCAACCCCGTGGGGCGCAGTTCGAGGTGATTCCCTACGGCGATGCCCGTCACCATGCTGATGTCAATCTGCAGCGCTGCCAGCGCGCCGGCTCTGAAGAGCTCGAGAACTGGCGGCAGTTGTTTGATCAAACCTTCATCTGA
- a CDS encoding YggS family pyridoxal phosphate-dependent enzyme, producing MSGPLFDRWSALKAELPATARLLAVSKGHPAEAIRELAESGQRHFGESRVQEALPKQDQLADLSLSWHFIGRLQSNKVRSVVRAFPVIHSVDSLPLAQRVSRIAGEEEQRPEVLLQVKLRPDTNKGGFLRDELLSAWPELAALPSMTVVGLMTMAPMGCEADDRQALFQECRELADQLELGECSMGMSGDWREAAAAGSTWLRLGSVLFGPRPSASPPAG from the coding sequence TTGTCAGGCCCTCTCTTCGATCGCTGGTCCGCTCTCAAGGCGGAGCTTCCGGCCACGGCTCGGCTGCTGGCTGTGAGCAAAGGTCACCCTGCCGAGGCGATCCGCGAGCTGGCGGAAAGCGGCCAGCGGCACTTCGGTGAGAGTCGCGTGCAGGAGGCGCTTCCCAAGCAGGACCAGTTGGCCGATCTGTCGTTGAGTTGGCATTTCATCGGCCGGTTGCAGAGCAACAAGGTGCGATCGGTGGTGCGTGCTTTTCCGGTGATTCATTCGGTGGACTCTCTGCCTCTGGCGCAACGGGTGTCGCGGATTGCCGGCGAGGAAGAGCAACGGCCGGAGGTGCTGCTGCAGGTGAAGCTCAGGCCCGATACCAACAAAGGGGGCTTCCTGCGGGATGAGTTGCTGTCGGCCTGGCCAGAGCTGGCTGCTTTGCCATCGATGACGGTCGTCGGCCTGATGACCATGGCCCCGATGGGCTGCGAGGCCGACGATCGACAGGCCTTGTTCCAAGAGTGTCGCGAGCTCGCCGATCAGCTGGAGCTGGGGGAGTGCTCGATGGGCATGAGTGGCGACTGGCGTGAGGCGGCCGCGGCGGGCAGCACCTGGCTGCGGCTTGGTTCCGTGCTCTTTGGCCCACGGCCGTCTGCATCACCACCAGCTGGATGA
- the sepF gene encoding cell division protein SepF: protein MSLISRLRAVVAGDDYLDGDLDDLVYDDDQPEQDQRASQADGGALATIGDSNPFDLGDNFSGSNVIGMPGISTAAAEVNLMEPRSFDEMPRAIQALRERKTVILNLTMMEPDQAQRAVDFVAGGTFAIDGHQERVGESIFLFAPSCVTVTNTSHDEASTPTVVNRETEVEPQQEAAAAPSPAWGATAL, encoded by the coding sequence GTGTCGCTGATTTCCCGCCTGCGTGCCGTCGTCGCTGGTGACGACTATCTCGATGGCGATCTTGATGATCTGGTCTATGACGATGATCAACCCGAACAGGATCAGCGGGCCAGCCAGGCCGATGGTGGCGCCTTGGCCACCATCGGTGACAGTAATCCCTTCGATTTGGGAGACAACTTTTCAGGCTCCAATGTGATCGGCATGCCGGGCATCAGCACCGCAGCTGCCGAAGTGAATCTGATGGAGCCCCGCAGCTTCGACGAAATGCCCCGGGCGATTCAGGCCCTGCGTGAGCGCAAAACCGTCATCCTCAACCTGACGATGATGGAGCCGGATCAGGCCCAGCGCGCTGTGGATTTCGTTGCTGGTGGCACCTTCGCCATCGATGGTCACCAGGAACGGGTCGGTGAAAGCATCTTCCTGTTCGCCCCCAGCTGCGTCACCGTGACCAACACCAGTCATGACGAGGCGTCCACTCCAACGGTGGTCAACCGTGAGACGGAGGTGGAGCCACAACAGGAAGCAGCGGCGGCTCCCTCTCCCGCCTGGGGCGCCACAGCCCTTTGA
- the proC gene encoding pyrroline-5-carboxylate reductase, producing the protein MVPFLGVIGLGRMAQALVEPLLNSGSFSADQVHAVVGSAATAQRLAQGTFEAVSIHPSGCSEALQVWSAPVQLLAVKPQQIDGIAAAAPDVANHPLLVSVLAGVSLDRLQRLFPGHRVVRAVPNTPALVGEGLTALAWGEAISSEQRLKVRELFAGVSEVLELPEAKLDAFLALTSSGPAFVALMAEAMADGAVAAGLPRDLAHRLAHRTLAGTAALLDQRQLHPATLKDMVTSPGGTTIAGVRALEQSGARSAFMEAVIAAAERSRELA; encoded by the coding sequence TTGGTTCCTTTCCTCGGTGTGATCGGCCTGGGCCGCATGGCCCAGGCCCTGGTGGAACCACTGCTGAACAGCGGGTCGTTTTCTGCTGATCAGGTGCATGCGGTGGTGGGCTCCGCCGCCACGGCCCAGCGTTTGGCTCAGGGGACCTTCGAGGCCGTGTCGATTCACCCCTCTGGCTGTTCTGAGGCCTTGCAGGTCTGGTCGGCTCCCGTGCAGTTGCTGGCCGTCAAGCCGCAGCAGATTGATGGGATCGCCGCCGCCGCACCCGACGTTGCCAATCACCCCCTGCTGGTGTCGGTTCTGGCCGGCGTCAGTCTTGATCGTCTGCAGCGCCTGTTCCCAGGCCATCGGGTGGTGCGCGCGGTGCCGAACACTCCAGCCCTAGTGGGGGAGGGGCTCACGGCCCTCGCCTGGGGAGAGGCAATCAGCTCTGAGCAACGCCTGAAGGTGCGCGAGTTGTTTGCCGGTGTCAGCGAGGTGCTGGAGCTGCCTGAAGCGAAGCTCGATGCCTTTCTCGCCCTCACCTCCTCCGGCCCAGCGTTTGTGGCCCTCATGGCTGAAGCGATGGCGGATGGTGCTGTGGCGGCCGGTCTGCCGCGTGATCTGGCCCATCGTCTGGCTCACCGCACCCTGGCCGGGACGGCCGCGTTGTTGGATCAACGTCAGCTGCACCCTGCCACGTTGAAGGACATGGTGACGTCTCCAGGCGGCACCACCATTGCGGGAGTGCGTGCTCTTGAACAGTCGGGAGCCCGCTCCGCCTTCATGGAGGCCGTCATCGCCGCTGCCGAGCGCAGCCGGGAGCTCGCTTAA
- a CDS encoding glycosyltransferase family 4 protein yields the protein MVQIAWLGKKTPFCGNVSYGLSTTEALRQRGHQTHFIHFDNPRNPESGGTSLLANDPDVSLPYLVKSQVYTIPSPGAQRELRDSLERLKPDIVHASLTLSPLDFRLPELCQQLGVPLVATFHPPFDAGLRNITAGTQQLTYQLYAPALARYDRVIVFSQLQADVLVRLGVPEQRLVVIPNGVDTERWAPATHGTSNLTLKRVRERLGSQRIFLYMGRLATEKNVEALLRAWRLTSPTGCRLVIVGDGPLSSGLMNQFGNGEVLWWGYEPDLDTRVALLQCAEVFVLPSLVEGLSLALLEAMASGTACVATDAGADGEALEGGAGIVLSTQGVTTQLRTLLPVLRDQPVLTAELGRRARQRALERYTISRNIDAIEALYGSLVSSDQRAA from the coding sequence TTGGTGCAGATCGCCTGGCTGGGGAAGAAAACACCGTTCTGCGGGAACGTCTCCTACGGCCTCAGCACCACCGAGGCCTTGCGTCAGCGGGGGCATCAGACGCACTTCATCCATTTCGACAATCCTCGCAATCCCGAGAGCGGCGGAACGTCATTGCTGGCCAATGACCCGGACGTCAGCCTGCCGTATCTGGTCAAATCGCAGGTTTACACGATCCCCTCACCGGGGGCGCAGCGGGAGCTGAGGGACTCCCTGGAGCGGCTGAAGCCGGACATCGTCCACGCCAGCCTCACCCTCTCACCCCTTGACTTCCGCCTGCCGGAGCTCTGCCAGCAGCTCGGCGTGCCACTGGTGGCCACTTTTCACCCCCCTTTTGATGCGGGGCTGCGCAACATCACCGCCGGTACCCAGCAGCTCACATATCAGCTGTATGCCCCCGCCCTGGCGCGCTACGACCGGGTGATCGTGTTCTCCCAGCTGCAGGCTGATGTACTGGTCCGACTCGGTGTGCCGGAGCAGCGCCTGGTGGTCATTCCCAATGGCGTGGATACGGAACGCTGGGCCCCTGCCACCCATGGCACCAGCAACCTGACCCTCAAACGCGTGCGCGAACGGCTGGGATCCCAGCGGATCTTCCTGTACATGGGACGGCTGGCCACCGAGAAAAACGTCGAAGCGCTATTGCGGGCCTGGCGACTCACCTCACCAACCGGATGCCGACTGGTGATCGTCGGCGATGGCCCCCTCAGTAGCGGACTGATGAATCAGTTCGGCAATGGTGAGGTGCTGTGGTGGGGCTATGAACCCGATCTGGACACCCGTGTGGCGCTGCTGCAATGCGCCGAGGTCTTCGTTCTGCCCAGCCTCGTTGAGGGGTTATCCCTGGCGCTGCTGGAAGCGATGGCCAGCGGCACCGCCTGCGTGGCCACCGATGCCGGTGCGGATGGCGAGGCCTTGGAGGGTGGAGCCGGGATCGTTCTGAGCACCCAGGGGGTCACCACGCAGCTGCGCACCCTGTTACCGGTGCTGCGGGATCAGCCGGTGCTCACTGCGGAACTGGGGCGACGGGCCCGTCAGCGTGCCCTCGAGCGCTACACCATCAGCCGCAACATCGACGCCATCGAAGCGCTCTACGGGTCCCTGGTCAGCTCCGACCAACGGGCCGCCTGA
- a CDS encoding MFS transporter, which yields MSGSATSAPDTSRRGLQAVIRLDGFRRLWLGQIFSQLADKFYIVLMVFLIAQYWVSSDPSSSGPLADVASAIRMDIETRAERITLLATGIYVANTVPAILLGMLAGVWADRWPKRRVMVASNAMRALLVLLAPFCLVPGPLFLGLSWGYWALLVMTFFESVLTQFFAPAEQAAIPLLVPRDLLLAANSLYQATSMAATIVGFALGEPILRLLNGAFLRIGLAGGEFLLLPFCYGLAAVSLSTIQMREAPREAGDVGILDEVREGLQVLVKRPTVRRAMRNLVLLYSLLAAMYVLAISLAGSINSLGPTGFGTLLAMSGLGMAIGAVVTAQVGHQISRHHLGATGLATITFVLVMLGQLQGRLLVTLLLCTVLGIGAALVAIPAQTTLQEDTPERERGRVFGLQNNLINIALSLPLVLAGTLVSSVGLEPVLLLLAAMALVAAVLERPWKRC from the coding sequence TTGAGCGGATCCGCAACCAGCGCTCCAGACACCAGCCGGAGAGGTCTGCAGGCGGTGATCCGTCTGGACGGCTTCCGGCGGCTGTGGCTGGGGCAGATCTTCTCCCAGCTGGCGGACAAGTTCTACATCGTGCTGATGGTGTTCCTGATCGCCCAGTACTGGGTGAGCAGTGATCCCTCCAGCAGTGGTCCCCTGGCGGACGTGGCGTCAGCCATCCGCATGGACATCGAAACGCGGGCGGAGCGCATCACGCTTCTGGCCACAGGCATCTACGTGGCCAACACGGTTCCCGCCATCCTCCTGGGGATGCTGGCCGGCGTCTGGGCGGATCGCTGGCCCAAACGACGGGTGATGGTGGCCTCCAATGCCATGCGTGCCCTGCTGGTGCTGTTGGCACCCTTCTGCCTGGTGCCAGGCCCCTTGTTTCTGGGTCTGAGCTGGGGCTACTGGGCCCTGTTGGTGATGACCTTCTTCGAATCGGTTCTGACCCAGTTTTTTGCGCCGGCGGAGCAGGCTGCGATCCCCCTCCTCGTGCCGAGGGACCTTCTGCTGGCTGCCAATTCCCTTTACCAGGCCACCAGCATGGCGGCCACGATCGTGGGCTTCGCCCTGGGGGAGCCGATTCTGAGGTTGCTCAACGGCGCCTTTCTCCGGATCGGCCTCGCGGGCGGTGAGTTTCTGCTGCTGCCCTTCTGCTATGGGCTGGCCGCGGTGAGTCTGAGCACGATCCAGATGCGCGAAGCGCCCCGGGAAGCCGGGGATGTCGGCATCCTGGACGAGGTCCGAGAGGGGCTGCAGGTGTTGGTGAAACGCCCGACGGTGCGGCGGGCGATGCGCAACCTGGTGTTGCTGTACAGCCTGCTGGCCGCCATGTACGTGCTGGCCATCAGCCTGGCCGGCTCGATCAACAGCCTCGGTCCAACCGGTTTCGGCACGCTGCTGGCCATGAGCGGCCTCGGCATGGCCATCGGGGCCGTGGTCACGGCCCAGGTGGGCCATCAGATCAGCCGTCATCACCTCGGTGCCACCGGCCTGGCCACCATCACCTTCGTCCTGGTGATGCTGGGGCAGTTGCAAGGTCGCCTTTTAGTCACCCTGTTGCTCTGCACCGTTCTGGGGATCGGCGCCGCACTGGTGGCGATACCGGCCCAGACCACCCTGCAGGAGGACACACCGGAGCGGGAGCGGGGACGGGTGTTCGGACTGCAGAACAACCTGATCAACATCGCCCTGAGCCTTCCTCTGGTGCTGGCCGGCACCTTGGTGAGCAGCGTCGGGCTGGAGCCGGTCTTGCTGCTTCTGGCTGCGATGGCTCTGGTGGCGGCTGTGCTCGAACGCCCCTGGAAGCGCTGCTAA
- a CDS encoding DNA repair protein RecO C-terminal domain-containing protein, with translation MAERTLVGLALKVGPLGEHDRLLSLLSDAEGVTRVAVPGARRPKSSLAAAAPLTLLELQVGGRSGLARVRQLRVLHSHAGLGRQLETLSAAQAFCDLCLQLAGEDPVEGLLATLQLHLERLDQRSDCLDEVLASSVQGAIHLLTLGGYSLPLQSCCLSGAPLEPPIGMWEWRCSLLPMDGFAIDRQPGAAMSLNPSELALLQRLTRADLPRRRDGQLMGPRSVWLRLLGVVEIWIRTHLQRGNPALAMLRECVTATKVSQHGADAGNS, from the coding sequence CTCAGCGATGCGGAAGGGGTGACCCGCGTGGCCGTTCCCGGTGCGCGGCGGCCGAAAAGCAGCCTGGCGGCCGCCGCGCCTCTGACCCTGCTGGAATTGCAGGTGGGCGGTCGCAGTGGGCTGGCCCGCGTTCGCCAGCTGCGGGTGCTTCACAGCCATGCCGGTCTCGGCCGCCAGCTGGAGACCCTGTCCGCCGCTCAGGCCTTCTGTGATCTCTGCCTGCAGCTGGCGGGGGAAGATCCCGTGGAGGGACTGCTCGCCACACTCCAACTGCACCTGGAACGGTTGGACCAACGCAGCGACTGCCTGGATGAGGTGCTGGCCAGCAGCGTGCAGGGGGCCATCCATCTGCTGACCCTGGGGGGATACAGCCTGCCGCTGCAGAGCTGCTGCCTCAGTGGTGCCCCGCTCGAACCTCCCATCGGGATGTGGGAGTGGCGCTGCAGCCTTCTGCCGATGGACGGCTTCGCCATTGATCGGCAGCCCGGAGCGGCGATGAGCCTCAATCCTTCGGAACTGGCCCTGCTGCAACGGCTGACCCGTGCCGATCTGCCTCGCCGCCGCGATGGGCAGCTGATGGGGCCGCGCTCGGTCTGGCTGCGATTGCTTGGCGTGGTCGAGATCTGGATCCGAACCCATCTGCAACGGGGGAACCCTGCCCTGGCGATGCTGCGGGAGTGCGTCACGGCGACGAAGGTAAGCCAACATGGCGCCGACGCAGGGAACAGTTGA